The uncultured Trichococcus sp. DNA segment GGGATGACCACGGACGAGGATACGCTCGTCCTTCAGAAGTATTTGGAAACTTCCAATGTTGACATGACAGATCATATGGTCCAAATGATGCAGTTGACAAGAGAGTTCGAAGCGAATCAAAAAATACTGCATGCTTCAGATGAGACGTTAAGTAAAGCAGTCAATGAAATCGGAAAAGTGTAGGAAGAAGGAGGCAGGCGACGATGAGTCTACCGATGAATATATCCAAAACGGCCATGAAAGCATTCCAGACGGGGATGGATAATATTGCGAATAATATTGCGAATGTTAATACAAATTCCTATAAAGCCAAAAACGTGAATTTCCAGGAACTGCTGGTCAATAATCAGACGGAAAATCAAAAATTGCTGTTTTCTGAAGGCATTGGGGAATTAACGATTTCCGCCGGGGTAGCGGGTAATGTTTCCGGAATGGATCTTTCCCAGGGAGGATTGGTCGAAAGTACTGGCGATTTTCATCTGGCGATTTCCGGAGAGGGCTTCTTCAAAGTCAATGATGAGAATGGAAATGTTTTTTATACGCGGGATGGCGCATTCCAATTGGGAGCTGATGGCGTGGTTACCAACGCAGCAGGGAATACCCTCGCAATCGAGCAAAATCTGTTGCCTACGCTTGATCTATCCGATGCGACCCTATCGATTTCGGACAATGGCGAAATCTGGGTAGGAAGCAAAGGTGCTGCGACATTGGCGGGAAGGATCCCGCTGTTTTATCCTGCATCTGTTGATGCACTAGTCCCGGCCGGAGAAAATCAATATGCAGTGGCGGAGGGGACGCGTATCTATTCCTCTGCAGAAGGTTTTACGTTGGGGGGCATTCAGCAACACTTTTTGGAAACATCGAATGTGGATCTGGCGTCTGCGTTCACTGATATGATCGAGACGCAACGCGCGTATTCAATGAATCTGAAAGCAGCGCAAACCTCCGATGAGATTATGGGTGTCATAAACGGATTCAAGCGATAATACAATAGCGTGAAGGCAGCTCCTGCGGGAGTAAAAGGTGGAGGAAAAGAGAGAAGATGGCAATAATCGAAGTGGCTGGCGTAACAAAAGAATATCCCAGGGGCATCACAAGTCTGAAGGATGTATCGGTTACCATCGAAGCAGGAGAGTTTGTGTATGTATTAGGCGCCAGTGGATCAGGCAAGTCCAGTTTCATTAAGTTACTTTATCGGGATATCAAACCCACAAAAGGAACGGTGACAGTTTGTGGGCACAATGTCGGCAAAATGAAAAATCACGTCATCCACCATCTGCGGCGGGAAATTGGCATTGTGTTTCAGGATTGTAAATTGTTGACTGGTAAAACAGTTTTTGAGAATATCGCTTTTGCGCTGGAGGTCATGGGAGAAGATACTGAGGCTGTTTCGGGTAAGGTCTATCAGTCGCTGGAAACGGTAGGGTTGGCGGATAAAGCAGACAGTTACCCAGACCAGCTTTCCGGCGGTGAAAAGCAGCGGGTCGCGATTGCACGTGCTGTCGTCCATTCCCCGAAAATCATTCTTGCGGATGAGCCTACAGGGAATTTGGACCCGCGGACTTCATTGGAAATTTTCCGGTTGTTTTACAGGATCAACAGAAGCGGCACAACCATATTGATGGCCACGCATGACCAAGACATCATCGAAAATTTCCGTTTCCGTGTTCTGGAAATGAAGAATGGCCATCTGATAAAAGATCAAGAGAAAAAGGAACAGAATACGCTCCAATATGATTTCAAAAAGAAAGAGTATTTCATTGTTTGAACTACCTAAGAAGGAAGGAAGAGAAAAATATGAAAATAATGGAAAATTTAAGGATGTCGCCCAAAATCATTAAAACAGCACTGGCTCTCAGTGCGATAGGGATTCTTGCTGCAACAGGCGGGTTCGTGGTACTCGCT contains these protein-coding regions:
- a CDS encoding flagellar hook basal-body protein, yielding MSLPMNISKTAMKAFQTGMDNIANNIANVNTNSYKAKNVNFQELLVNNQTENQKLLFSEGIGELTISAGVAGNVSGMDLSQGGLVESTGDFHLAISGEGFFKVNDENGNVFYTRDGAFQLGADGVVTNAAGNTLAIEQNLLPTLDLSDATLSISDNGEIWVGSKGAATLAGRIPLFYPASVDALVPAGENQYAVAEGTRIYSSAEGFTLGGIQQHFLETSNVDLASAFTDMIETQRAYSMNLKAAQTSDEIMGVINGFKR
- the ftsE gene encoding cell division ATP-binding protein FtsE, which translates into the protein MAIIEVAGVTKEYPRGITSLKDVSVTIEAGEFVYVLGASGSGKSSFIKLLYRDIKPTKGTVTVCGHNVGKMKNHVIHHLRREIGIVFQDCKLLTGKTVFENIAFALEVMGEDTEAVSGKVYQSLETVGLADKADSYPDQLSGGEKQRVAIARAVVHSPKIILADEPTGNLDPRTSLEIFRLFYRINRSGTTILMATHDQDIIENFRFRVLEMKNGHLIKDQEKKEQNTLQYDFKKKEYFIV